Genomic DNA from Chaetodon auriga isolate fChaAug3 chromosome 18, fChaAug3.hap1, whole genome shotgun sequence:
gctgtgcgTCCGTCACGCTCCCACGCTCACTTCACTTCTCATTTCTCCTCTGGTTGCAGCCCGCTGGAGCCTGCGCTGAGGAATTATCTGCTGTCAGGACCTGCCCGGGACGCCGCCTCGCCAACAGGGACCGGAGCTGGACGGGGGAGCTGAGCCATGCTGTCCGCCGCCATTCAGATCCTGGCGTTCGCCCTGGCGCTCCTGGGCGTCCTCGGCACCACCGTGGCCACTCTGCTGCCCAACTGGAAGGTGAGCATCAATGCCTGGTCCAGCATCATGACCCCCATCTCGCAGATGCAGGGGCTGTGGATGGACTGCGTCTGGTACAGCTCCGGCGTCTTCAGCTGTACCATGAAGAACTCAATGCTGTCGCTGCCGGCGTATCTGCAGACCACACGGGCCGCCATGGTTCTGTCCTGCATATTGGCATTGTTTGGACTCTGCCTCGCCTCCCTGGGGCTCAAATGTACCCGTTGGGGGGGCAGCCGCCGAGCGAAGGGGCACACGGCCATCGCTGCAGGGGGCTGCTTCATCCTGGCCAGCTTTCTCTGTCTGGTCCCTGCATCCTGGTTCACCAACGAAGTCATCACCGCTTTCCTGACCACGGACCTGCCTGACAGCAGTAAATATCAGCCTGGAGGAGCTCTGTGCGTGACGTTTATCTCCGCTGGCTTCCTCCTGGCTGGAGGGgtaattttttgtttttcgtgtCCCGGAAAGAGAACAGGACGACCGGACAATACCTCCTCCGCTGACCCTGACAGACTTCTAATGTACCTTGAtgagcagcggcggcagcagctgcagacggAGCTCGTGCAGCCGAAAAACAGGCAAAAGACGGTTCAGCTGCAGATGGACAAAGTGAAGCAGGAGAAACCTCCTCAGGAGAAACCTGAACAGAATAAGGAGCAGAAACTCTACTCATCTCCTTCCAAACTCCCTCAAAAAGACATTAAGGACAGCTACAGCCTCCAGGAGTATGTTTAATCCTCACAGCCGACAAATGAAATGTGGAGTTTTCAGCTGACGCTGTCTGGCTCATAGAAAGGGGGAGGTGGGCTGGGGGAGGTGTGTTTGAGGGGGAATAATCACCAAATGTACTACCGAATGTCTCAGAAAcgagaccaaaagcagagcaggagcTCTGTGAGGAAAGAGGTGCTTAAAAACTGCACAGGCACCAAACGCTGTAAATCCTTTAAAAACTGCCTGCAAACTACCACAGATTTCCCATACCAAAGGTCTGAAGGcaaaaaaacagagctgaacCTGCTGATcatgaaaaaaatctgagcTCTGCCTGATACTGAAAGCCATCATTTTCCAGCTGTAGATGTCGTCTGCCTTCTGAGATTAAGTAGTGCTCCAGCAGGGCCGGCCCAAAGTCTGTGGACAGGACTTAACctcacaaaccaaacacagaacacagtcaAATTTAAACATTATCTGTATCTTAGACATTTattttagggaaaaaaaatatgtgtaaaaaGTACAGAAAGGCTGACGATATGTTTTAACATATGCAAATGCTCCAGAAAAAGTTGGAGCTGGTTGCACCTGCCATTCAGAAATACTTACACCCAGTGACAGCCAGGTGTAAACGCTACGaacgttagcttgctaataCTTATGACCCGTTTAGACTGAAGACAGAAGAGTGAAAGAGGTGGTTGATACATCTGACTGACAATGGATCAAAATGCTGATCACCAATGATGTAAACTGATGAGATCACaatttacaaaataataaaatataccTCAGATTACAAAACATTATGCTCATAGTGTCAGACTGCCTTACTATACAgtgttggttagcttagcataatcaGATATAGCCCAACCTGATTTCGTCAATCACTGATTTAAAACAAGCTAGCTGTTCCTTTAAActagtatttatttattttattttattttattttattttatcttattattttttGAGTTCtatgactttttattttttaatttcatttttccttttttatttttatgattttttatttattttttgagtttcatgattttttatttattcattttttgagTTTTATAAATCATGTACAAAATCATAAAGGACACCAAAGAAAAACCAGAGCCTAGTGCACATCATATGTAAAAGAAGTAAATTGTAAAACATGTCGTGTAACACTTGTTAAAATGCTAATCACATAGTGCA
This window encodes:
- the LOC143336530 gene encoding claudin-20-like, producing the protein MLSAAIQILAFALALLGVLGTTVATLLPNWKVSINAWSSIMTPISQMQGLWMDCVWYSSGVFSCTMKNSMLSLPAYLQTTRAAMVLSCILALFGLCLASLGLKCTRWGGSRRAKGHTAIAAGGCFILASFLCLVPASWFTNEVITAFLTTDLPDSSKYQPGGALCVTFISAGFLLAGGVIFCFSCPGKRTGRPDNTSSADPDRLLMYLDEQRRQQLQTELVQPKNRQKTVQLQMDKVKQEKPPQEKPEQNKEQKLYSSPSKLPQKDIKDSYSLQEYV